From the genome of Leishmania major strain Friedlin complete genome, chromosome 35:
ATGTACTTCTTTGGGTTTGCCGGTGTCATTATGGGATTCTTCGCCCTTGTTGGGACGTAACGGGTcgcagcttctcctccgcTGTTGTTTGTTTATTatttccgtgtgtgtgtgtgtgtgtgtgtcgggggagGCGGGTTGTTCATGAGTCGCAAAGCGTCCATGTGTCGTGTTCTCCCTTTTTGTTTATTTTGTCGCCACGCGACTCGCAGGCTGTGTGCggcatgtatatatatatatatatatatatatatatatatatacattgTTTTTTTTGCGTTGCTCCCTCAGTTAACTGGCCATCATATGTGAGTGTTCGTGGGTTGTTGTGACACCCTTATCCTTTCTTTGCTGTTGCTTCTTACCCCCGTTTGTGCATCGCAACGTCCTTCCCCTCGTTCTGTATATCCTCATCACTCCACGGTAATACCACCACTGTGTTCATTCTTCACTAACGTCtaacgaacaaaaaaaattAAACACCGTCCATCACGGACGCCGTTTTGCCGCACATCGTTGTCGATGCGCCGAGAAGGAACGACGATGTCCTCGATTCCTCTTCTTTCatcgccctctccgcccaGGCTGCTTTGGAGGCCAATGCAAACAGCGCAAGGGCACAGAAATGTCCGAATGCGGTAAGTTCATTGCCGCCCTTAATGACTGCACCGGGTAAGCACTCCCCCTTCGATCCCCCAAGCCTTCGCTGTTGCTGAAGTGAACAGCGAAGAGCGCCATCGGCGCGCCGTCCGCTCCCGTATTTGGCAACCACGTACAAGTGCCACTTgccacctcctctgcctACCCACTACTTGTCTCCAGTGCACCCATCTCGCAGGTCATGACCTCTTTGTCGCACAGCCCCCGCattggaggcggcgcgcggaCGTTTTTTGCGCTCGTGAATCTGCGCAGCGGGGGACGCCGCTCCTCGGAGTACGTGCTCCATAAGCTCAGCGATACACTTGGCGCCGATCGGGTGTGGGTCCTCTTCGAAGGCGGAACTGCGGAGCATCACCGCTCTCAGCTCGAGCTCTTCCTACGCAAGCAAGCGCCCGAGTACGTCATTGTTGCTGGCGGTGACGGTACCATCTCCTTCGCGATGGATGTAGTCAAGCGGCTGCACGATGAAAACGTGCTCGCACCCAACCGTGGCGTGATTGCGCCTTTCCCGCTCGGCACCGGCAACGATTTCAGCTTTACGCTCGGCTTCGGCAGTGGTTTTGCACGCTGGATCGTGCTGGGCGAGAAACGGTTCCAGCGCCTGATGCGCGACTACGAGACGGCCACGGTCACCAATGTTGATAGATGGTCTCTTCACGTGACCACCACGACGGCACGGCACCCCAGTGGTTTGGTACACACCCACGTATTCAACAACTACTTCTCCATCGGCTTTGATGCAGCGGTGGCAAACCGACTCAACCGCtttcgcggccgccaccccaATCTCTTCACAACTAGGCCAGTGGTCAAGCTGTGGTACGCTGCCTTTGCCGTCATGGCTCTCTTTACCGAAAAGCAGATCGGCTCCTCCATTCTGCTTGAAGTTGACGGACGCCGCATACCGGTGCCGGCGAGTGCCAAATCTGTCGCGGTGTGCAACATGCTGACGtacgctggcggtgctgtcgccTGGAACGGCGACGCCGTTGACCACTACGCCAAGCCGTCTGTGTGGGATGGCCGCGTGGAGATTGTCTGCTTCTATGGCATATGGCATCTggcgcttgtgcgcctcGGCTGGTGCTATGGGAAGAAGCTCGCACAGGGCATCACTGTCTGCATCGAAACCGATTGCCACTCCTGCCAGTTTGATGGTGAAGAGGTGCTGAACGTGGCGGACACCAAGGGCAAATCCACGTTCCGCATCGTCCACTTTTCCACTTCAGAGTGCCTAAccgtgccgccacggcaggaGACGAATGTCTTTGCCTTCCTGCTCGCGCttgctgcggtggtgctAGCCATCATCGGCATTTTGTACCGCTCCCCCGTTGCGTAGTACCTGTACTGTGGATTCCTGCAAGCGGGCGGGTGCCTGGCAGTGGCAGCATAGAGTGCACATTGCATACTGCCTATTGCTCCGCTAGCGTTGCGGTGCCcccaaccccccccctccccccacggTCTGTTTGTGCGATGGGAACGCCCGATCCGGTGTTGAGTCCAGTATGCTACTCGAGATTCGCGGACCGCTCGGGGCTCACAGCACAGCGCATTTCACGCCATGGTCCTGCACACAGTGACCTGACTACCCACACTGCACGCGTGCGGCACGAGATTTCCTCTTCGCATGTCTTCGACTGCCCCCTGCTCCCCCGCAGGACAACAAGCTATGGAGCTCTTTGTGCGCAGGCACGTCTCTCCGCGCGCCTTCGAAAGGCGTGCGGGTCCAGGAGAGGGCGGAATACCCCTGCTGTGGCAGGACCTATGGCAGCGTCCCAACTGTCGCGGTGCGTGCGGGCAAAGCATTTCAAACATGCGACGCACCCCGCGGCATGGACGGAAACGGAAGACGCAGACAACGGGTCTCCCAGACACCAACGCTGCCCTGAGGAAGGCCCCATAATACAGAAAATGTGAGTCATGTACGCAGGCGCCGCCAAGCATAGCTGGCACGGTGTGCCACATCCACGCAAAGCATCCAGAGAGGCCAGCAGAGCGAGAGTGATTAGCGGGAAAGGTGCAACGAGATCCATGCGAATCAGCCCCAAAGTGCATGTGGTATGAAATGCGCGGCATCTTCTGCATCCGGCCGGGGTGGACTAATGAAACGCAGGTGGTGAAGGCGTGACGAGAGCATCCCGAATGGCACCGTCGAGCCCTTCGGGCTCCCACGCGGAGCGTCTCCACACCACTTTGTGGAATATCACGGTTTGAAGCTGCTCGGAGGGTGGAGCATCGCACGCAGGCAGGGTGTGCCGATGGTCTCAGCGAGGGCCCTGACCTGAGGCTGAACAACTTTCTCTTTGGCCTCATCCGGCAAGCACCTGGACCATCTCCTGTTACCCGCACGACGGACAGCACCCCGTTCGCCCTCGGGCTCGACCCTGGGCACCGCCGGCGTTGGATCAAGGCAGGCAGTCCACCCACCTCCGCCTGGCGCCGACAGCACAGCACGCATCCGAAGAGGGCACGAGAGAGAACCCGTTAGGCGCATGGCGCAGTTCCACGGCACGAGGGTTCGTCCTAGACGACCAGGATGTAGCCGCAGCGCTAAAGCGGTTGATGAACTGTGGTTGTATGCGTATAGGCGTACACTTGGTGGTAGATGGGTACTTTAAACAAGAACAATCCGTTTCGCAGGACAGCTGTCTTTCTTCATGTTGTTTTGTATACGATCCTCTTCATTTTCCGCAGGACGCTGAGTACTGGAGCCAATGAGCGTGTGGACGCTGTGCCGGTGCCTGCCTATGTTTACTGCTTCCAAGTACAGTGCTGCCAACTAGCCCATCCCCCTCTTTTCCAATAACGGTGTTCCGAGCGTCGAGGGgcaaccccctccctcgttgtcgccggcgctgcggctgctccgCATGCGCTTGAAGAGAGAAGAATAGGATGACAATCGATACCTGTGGCAAAGAACGTGTCCGTCCTCCATCGTTTTCTCCTCCACGTTGGTCACACCCAGCTGATCACGCGGCGCCCCGTCCGTGGTTTGTTGGCACACCGCCTCTTGAAGCCCATGCGACCACCTCTATTCCACCATCCTCATTTTTCCTACCTCCTCTCCGACAACCTCGACGCATGCGTCTCTCGCTCCAACATAGCAAAATAAACACAAGCGGCAGAGGGGTCGCTCTTCGCCAACGATGCGAAGCGGGCCTTGTCCTCTACCGCCTGCTGTTGCAGCTCGCTCGCTCCTGTCACCGTTCGGGATCGGGGTGTCGAAGAGGCTCGCGCttgtcggcagcggcaactcGATCACAGCGCTGCTAGTAAAGGAGAACGTACCGGCTGGCACACCGTTGCTCCTCGCGCCggatgctgcgctgctcacGTGCCAGGGTGCTCTCGATGCAGATGTGGACGGTCTCGTGCCGCCACCAGCGGAAATGCTAGAGCTGTTAAAACGCGATACGGCGCAGCTCGACCACGTTTACCTAGCGTACTATCTATCGCTGCGGTGCTTCACAAACACGGAGGACTGGTTCTCCAGCCAGATTCATCGCTTCAAGGACAGCGGCTCCGCTTCTCAGGAAGATACGGCTAGTTCACGCATCTGGGAACGGTTTGCGCAGAAATACGTAACCGCCCCTGCTCCGGTCTTCATGGCCGCCTTGCAGTACGTCTGGGAGAGCTGCTTTCGCAAACCTGCAACGGAGGCAGACTCGGCGTCGGCTCCGCTACCGGCAGCGCTTGCCGTTGCGCCCGTAGTCGACGTTGCTTCGCAAAGCCGCAATGCCACGAATTCGGCACTCACAGCTACCACCGCCAAGGCTCTCAAAGAGACTCACCTGCACAGCGACATCACCGGTGCACGGCAAGCGCTGTTGGCTAAAAACGATGCGTACGTCTACTGGGTGCTCACTGCCATCACTGATATTCCGGTCGGCGGTGAAGTATCCGTTTCGTCAGAGTCTGTGCTCTAATCGCTGCATTTGTTCCGCTCCATTCAAAAACTATGTGAGCTGAAAGGATGCAGCACTTCACACCTGCCATACTTCTCTTctgccgcgtgcgcgcgcccatGAGGAACTACACCCGAAACCGTGGACTGCAGCGTGCACCTCCCCTTTAGGCTTCCTTGCCATTCACTGCACAGATCTGCACCTTTCGCGTGCCGTGCTTTTCTCAGCgacctctccctctctcgtcaGCTCTGCTTGCGGTGAAAAAACTagtgcgctgcgcgacggACTCACCATCGCTTCATAACACACAGGTACGCTGCATCCCCATCGAAACCAGCAAACGCcacccgcccttctcccGATTCTTGGAAAGAACCTTTATTGTTCATCTCGCCTGCGTGCTGGCAGTCtcgtcggtggtggtggtgctggtgtctGTCGTGCTTTTCGTGTTGCTGAAAGCCTGCGACACGGGCGAAAGAGGGAACGGGTGCTCGAAAAAGGATATGCTGACGCAGAGGGAGTCAACGTGCTCTCTCCCACGTCAATGGCATGCTTCGCCACGCACTGATCTTTTCTTTGCACCATTGTGTTCCCCTCTTCATTTCAGATCTCGAAACGGGTCATTGTAGGCCTTTgccttcccccaccccacccccactcaTCCACCGCCTTGATGATTGCCCGCGACGACAGGGGAATCCCCCTCGGGCGACGGCAACGAAAAGGCGGGGATACTCGAGTCCACCTGCTCGCGCGAGtcgtgccgccgcgggcgCGGGTGGAGGGGCACCAGATCAGTACACTCCCCGGCGCTAAACCGGACACCCGCCAGCTAGGCCGCGTTGGGTGGGCGGGCGCGGATGGGCCATGCGATTCGCCTTCTGGCTTTTCCCCTCTTCGTTtgcccttcccccaccccgtCTTCCCCGCGGGGCGTCGTGCGCCTGCCCTACGGTCCTAGCGGGGGCCGCCAGGACCGCCCCGGCGGCCTGCGGCCGCCCCAAAAACCCCACGGTGGCTGGCAAGACAAACAGCCGCGGGCGCCCAGGCAGAGGCCGGCCTCGACCGCCCGCGCCCCATTCGCTTACCCACCGTGACCGCGGCCGCTCTGGGCGCGAAGGTGGTCTCAACGGCCCTCCTGCCGTTGGCGCTGGCACCGTCccgccgcgcggtgcgagcagcgccacgcagaAAGGGCAGAGCAGACCCCCTGACGGGCCCCACCCGCGCGAGCACACCGCCCTACGCCTGGCAAGCCGAGCCCTGGCTACTTTGATGGCCCCTGCAACGTGTCAGCCAGTGTCGCGCACGGGTGGGAGGTCCAcgccgcgaaggcggaggggcAGCGATCCTCCTCcgggcacgcgcgtgcaACGGACCATATCCCTCCCGGAAACGGGCAGCGAGCTTGGCCGCGCCGTGATCACTTCGCACCGTGCTGGCAATGGCCCAGTCCTAGATGAACTCATGGAGCCCCAGCGTAACGCCCCCGGGTATCTGCTTGTGCTGTGGTGCGTCGAGTTGTCCGTATCGCTTGTGCAGGTCCAGTATTCGCCATCGCGTCCATCCAGCAGAGTGGCTCAAGTCTGGTTTAGtcgttcttctttttttttattaCCACACTGGGCTGTACGATTCGGGTGCCGTTCTAGGAGCGTGGGGACCGGATGCAACATTCGCTGGGCGTCTGATTGAGAACTTCCCGTGTTACCAGGACGGTCGTAGGTACGTATTCTGGCCTGAGGTGCATCCGTCTAGGAGGGTCATCTCAGCAAAGCCACACCGTCACTCCTCCAACCTCGTCCTGGAGAACAGGGGAGGACCTAGTGCCTCTACGTGCATCCTCGTGCATGAGCagggagaggcggcggtcGTGCTTCTTTTCTCTCACTACATGGGATTGCTGAAACGCCAAGAGATTGCCTGCCGTACAGGCCTGTTGGGGGATGGGTAGAGTGCATCGCCAGCAGAATGCAGACATGCATCGGGGGTGTATCAGGGAACCGGGCTAAggacctgcgacagcgcagTCCAGCACACTTTACCTACCTTACATAGAGAGCGCAATAGGTGGGAGATCACGCTcggcaccaccacaacgCACCGAAAGAAAGCAAAGAGGCGGTGGATGCGCACGTTTGTTGGATTGCCGAGACGATCTGTCGTGAGCTGTGGTACACCTGTGATTATGGCTGCGTGCTTCTTTaggcacagcgccagcccaCGCCTATCTGCTCGCACCAAGAGTCCAGAACCGTATTCGAGGGCAGGCTGCAGGCTCTTGGCTTCCCCAGAAAGAGTGGGCACTAGACCCTGAGGTGCCAGGGTGAGGTGCCTACAATCTTTATACGCTTCACGTCTTAGTTACGCAGACCAAAGCGACAAGCTGTTTTCAATGCGGAGTCAGCTTCTCTGAGCAGCGGTTGCAAGTCTTTGCATCGCGCTTATAGTACTAGCAATGCAGTGTTTTGGGTCTCTTGTAGCTCTTCTCTGTGCTTCATTTTATCTGCTTCGCCTGCTCTTTGGGGCTACTATTCACCTGTTTCTCCTCATCCGCTTTTTTATCCTGCATATCAGCCCGCATATGTTGGCGCAGAGCTTTGTAGCGGACTGCACAGCTAGGCAGCTCTTTCTGTCCCTGTTCATACCTCTCGCCATATTACTATAAGtgaccctccccctctttgtTTGTCGATTGTCTTTGTGTGCAGTATCTGAAGCCAATCATTGGACGACAACTTCCGAAATCCGGCATCTCGTAGCGTTTGCCCAGGAAACTGTGTGCTAGcagcatatatatatatatatatatatatatatatatatatatatatgcacgcacacgaaacTATCCGCTCACTTTTTTGCCGAAGATTGCAAGAGCTATCAAGGAAAATAGTTATCACTACTTGTTGGTGCTCACAAAAGCATTTCTACAGCCGCTATGGAGTCACAGAGCTCCGACTTCTCAGGGCTCGATGTAGATGAAGCCTTCAGCGACGACCGTCAGGATTCGCAAACACGTGTCCTCAGCGACGATCAAGACTACAGCTCCGACAGCTCAGAGCACAGCAGTACCCCGAGAACCGCACCTGCAGAGGGCTTGGCGCAGCGGTCTGCAGGCCAACGATCAGGAAGAGCtcgcggcatcggcggcgagTCTCTGCGGCCTCTCCGCGAGTCCTCGTACCCGGTAGAGTATGTTTTTGCACAAACC
Proteins encoded in this window:
- a CDS encoding conserved hypothetical protein (previous protein_id=AAZ14757.1) encodes the protein MRSGPCPLPPAVAARSLLSPFGIGVSKRLALVGSGNSITALLVKENVPAGTPLLLAPDAALLTCQGALDADVDGLVPPPAEMLELLKRDTAQLDHVYLAYYLSLRCFTNTEDWFSSQIHRFKDSGSASQEDTASSRIWERFAQKYVTAPAPVFMAALQYVWESCFRKPATEADSASAPLPAALAVAPVVDVASQSRNATNSALTATTAKALKETHLHSDITGARQALLAKNDAYVYWVLTAITDIPVGGEVSVSSESVL
- a CDS encoding diacylglycerol kinase-like protein (previous protein_id=AAZ14756.1) codes for the protein MTSLSHSPRIGGGARTFFALVNLRSGGRRSSEYVLHKLSDTLGADRVWVLFEGGTAEHHRSQLELFLRKQAPEYVIVAGGDGTISFAMDVVKRLHDENVLAPNRGVIAPFPLGTGNDFSFTLGFGSGFARWIVLGEKRFQRLMRDYETATVTNVDRWSLHVTTTTARHPSGLVHTHVFNNYFSIGFDAAVANRLNRFRGRHPNLFTTRPVVKLWYAAFAVMALFTEKQIGSSILLEVDGRRIPVPASAKSVAVCNMLTYAGGAVAWNGDAVDHYAKPSVWDGRVEIVCFYGIWHLALVRLGWCYGKKLAQGITVCIETDCHSCQFDGEEVLNVADTKGKSTFRIVHFSTSECLTVPPRQETNVFAFLLALAAVVLAIIGILYRSPVA